CACTCGCAGGCAGTAACGATCCGGGATCAACCTTCAAGCTGGCCACCATGATGGCGATTCTGGAGGAAACAAATATGGACCCCGACAAGATCATGGTAAATACCGGAAACGGGGCAATGCGTTTTAGGAACAATATCATCAGGGACGCGCACAGAGGAGGTTTTGGTACGATTACTGCTTCTCAGGTTTTAGAAAAATCATCTAACATCGGTATTGTCCAGCTTATGATGCGGTATTTTGCCAATAAGCCTGACCAATATCTCAAATACCTGAAACAGTTTCACCTCACTACGCCGACGGACATCCAAATGAAAGGTGAGAAACCGCCGCTGATCCGTGACCGTACTTCCAAGCAATGGAGCAGTTATTCAATGTATTATATGGCGCACGGGTACGAAATGCAGATGACGCCTTTGCAAACGCTCGCATTGTATAATGCTGTCGCAAATGACGGCTACTGGGTGCGGCCGATGATCGTGAAGGAGATACGGAATGCCGAGGAGCTGGAAGATAAAATGGAGCCCTACGTAGAAGAAAAGCCCATTTGTTCTCCTGAAACGATCCGGAAAGTGAAGAAAATGCTGGAAGGAGTTGTGAATAACGGTCTTGCCAAGCACATTAAAAGTGATCTGTATAAAATCGCAGGAAAGACCGGAACTGCGCGGAAGCTGATTAATGGTATTTATACGGAAGGTAAAAACTATACTTCATTCGCAGGTTATTTTCCGGCCGATAAGCCCAAATACAGCTGTATTGTCGTGATCGATAACCCGAAAAGTTCCGGAGCCGACTACACGAGGTACGCAGGAAGTGTCGCCGCGCCTGTTTTCAAAGAGGTTGCAGACAGGATTTACGCGTCGGAAGTAGGTATACAGAAGCCTGTAAGGGATTCGTTACCGGAAGATTCCAAAGCAGTAATGTGGGCGGGACGTACGTCTGATCTGCAGGTGATCAGCAAAGAACTCAAATTGACCCCGGCGCCGGCAGATGCCGAGTATGCGGCCGCATCTCTCTACAAAAAAGGCAAAACGAACTGGAAAAAAACGGACCTGGCTTCGAAGGATGTTCCGGATCTGGTAGGAATGGCTATGCGCGACGCTTTGTATTTGCTTGAAAACAAAGGATTTAAAGTAACATTCAAAGGTTCTGGAAAAGTAGTGGAACAATCGCTGCCGCCGGGAGCTAACCAGAGCGGGGTCAAAACAATACTTTTAACTTTACAGTAATTCCGTTAATGGAAAGCAATCAGGAGAAAAAGCTAAATGCCCTTCTTTCCGAAGTAAAAGGTACCCGCATCACGGGTTCTGATGAAATCAACATCACAGGTATTGTCCTTGATTCCCGCAAAATCTTGCCAGGATGTTTGTTTGTCGCACTGAGAGGCACGCAAACGGACGGGCACCAGTATATAGGAAAAGCGACAGAGCTCGGTGCCGCTGCGATATTGTGCGAGGAACTGCCTGAACAATTAAACGACCAGGTTACTTATATCCAGGTTGACGATTCTGCTGCTGCAATGGGATTGATTGCCTCCGCATATTATGGTTATCCTTCCCGCCAAGTAAAGCTGGTAGGCGTTACGGGAACGAATGGTAAAACCTCGGTAGCGACGTTCCTTTTTCAGCTTTTCAGGGGTTTAGGCTATCGCTGCGGGCTGTTATCTACTGTTCAAAATCAAATTGAGGATGAAGTCATTCCCTCCACGCATACTACGCCTGACTCGGTTGCATTGAATCACTTACTGGCTCAGATGGTGGCAAAAAATTGCAGCCACGTATTTATTGAAGTGAGCTCGCATTCGGTTGCGCAGCACAGGATCACAGGATTGCATTTTGCGGGAGGCATTTTCACGAATATCACCCACGATCACCTCGATTTTCACAAAACATTCGATAATTACATTGCAGCTAAAAAAGGCTTTTTCGATCAACTGCCTAAATCTGCATTTGCGCTTGTGAATATCGACGACCGCAGAGGCGCGGTAATGGTTCAGAATACCCGTGCCAAAGTGGAAACCTATTCGCTGCAAACGCTCGCAGCATTCAAGGGAAAGGTAATTTCCGACACGTTGGCCGGCATGCATATGGATGTAAATAACCAGGAAGTTTGGTTCAGGGTGATCGGACGGTTCAATGCTTATAACCTCCTTTCTGTCTACGGCGCCGCAGTTTTATTGGGCGAAAAACCGGAGACTGTATTACTGGAATTGTCAAACCTCAAAAGTCCTCCTGGGCGTTTTGAGCAATTCCATTCTGCTGATCAGATTGTGGGGATAGTAGATTACGCGCATACCCCGGATGCACTGGAAAACGTACTGGAAACGATCGCGCATTTACGAAGTGGGAATGAGCAGGTAATCACGATCGTGGGCTGCGGCGGCAACAGGGATGCCGAAAAACGGCCTAAAATGGCGGCAATCGC
This Dyadobacter sp. UC 10 DNA region includes the following protein-coding sequences:
- a CDS encoding UDP-N-acetylmuramoyl-L-alanyl-D-glutamate--2,6-diaminopimelate ligase, whose translation is MESNQEKKLNALLSEVKGTRITGSDEINITGIVLDSRKILPGCLFVALRGTQTDGHQYIGKATELGAAAILCEELPEQLNDQVTYIQVDDSAAAMGLIASAYYGYPSRQVKLVGVTGTNGKTSVATFLFQLFRGLGYRCGLLSTVQNQIEDEVIPSTHTTPDSVALNHLLAQMVAKNCSHVFIEVSSHSVAQHRITGLHFAGGIFTNITHDHLDFHKTFDNYIAAKKGFFDQLPKSAFALVNIDDRRGAVMVQNTRAKVETYSLQTLAAFKGKVISDTLAGMHMDVNNQEVWFRVIGRFNAYNLLSVYGAAVLLGEKPETVLLELSNLKSPPGRFEQFHSADQIVGIVDYAHTPDALENVLETIAHLRSGNEQVITIVGCGGNRDAEKRPKMAAIACRFSNRVILTSDNPRFEDPLDILAQMQKGVPPIDFKKTSTIADRREAIFNAGLSANPGDIILIAGKGHENYQDIKGVKHHFDDKEILLEVFEKRHSN
- a CDS encoding penicillin-binding protein, whose amino-acid sequence is MKNEIESGQNNKKALINRARTVGWLLFLLAVLVFVKLIRVQYYDEFKGKTWAEYSAKNDLKLDTIPAMRGNIYSNDKSLLATSLPYYFIGLDTKVADSTYFHEHIDELSSLLAKSFGENTAAGYRSKIMRYRVSKTKRYLRLKSREISYLDREKVKKWPFFAKHKKGGGGKFETIYKRYKPYSPMADRTIGGIDPKTGKGYIGLEASFDKILEGKSGIGWVELVEGGMKIPVGDALNVQPEAGRDVYTTLDMKVQDMAEIALRRKLNEMDADFGSVVIMEVKTGEIRAMANLTKRGDHKYEEVFNYALAGSNDPGSTFKLATMMAILEETNMDPDKIMVNTGNGAMRFRNNIIRDAHRGGFGTITASQVLEKSSNIGIVQLMMRYFANKPDQYLKYLKQFHLTTPTDIQMKGEKPPLIRDRTSKQWSSYSMYYMAHGYEMQMTPLQTLALYNAVANDGYWVRPMIVKEIRNAEELEDKMEPYVEEKPICSPETIRKVKKMLEGVVNNGLAKHIKSDLYKIAGKTGTARKLINGIYTEGKNYTSFAGYFPADKPKYSCIVVIDNPKSSGADYTRYAGSVAAPVFKEVADRIYASEVGIQKPVRDSLPEDSKAVMWAGRTSDLQVISKELKLTPAPADAEYAAASLYKKGKTNWKKTDLASKDVPDLVGMAMRDALYLLENKGFKVTFKGSGKVVEQSLPPGANQSGVKTILLTLQ